One window of the Helicoverpa zea isolate HzStark_Cry1AcR chromosome 7, ilHelZeax1.1, whole genome shotgun sequence genome contains the following:
- the LOC124631619 gene encoding DNA polymerase zeta catalytic subunit isoform X1: MKMVSIENSSRVNPEFSVRIVVCDHYLTKPTPGIDVIYSDFRGSDIKQVPVLRIFGPTPDGHKACLHIHGVFPYFYIPCPTPNPQPQFLYQIAASLDKALNIALKQATSVNQHVYKISLVKGLPFYGYHNKEHIYLKVFLYSPGLVKQAVELCSNGAILGQAFQPHESHLNFTLQFFIDFNLFGMSNIDLQCVKFRKAGISLNSNEGQSPNEFGLKPESSCYYEADCAASHIINRQRIGKGDGIENPGLEEVWNQETERRKQLNISLASKSLSQGRLKAEETESHYKFENLFLMKMSNLMNKPVITENNIKPLELVQYPAESMEGTQLFNAVDVSVHLPDSTLGASFNQTLRGHYNETTTEDMDATLVDETLALNSSLSLHYSQVYLNTEDLDLVNMLQDMDEKVVEEDSVMGTPANADQFEDKELDDAEYSQIFDEETIILDPDESKDDESSSSPSWNDSFWEGANIPQLDGTFDDDLDTKKVRKRKMRPFKLGLSRPKTKKKDGSEIDSKSECSADISQMDEINESRETIKDISDAHLRRVIKEEPENISENSRISIVELVNIISNNCVKKEHQNSPETAAKVYDLENRFDPKPGPSHTVKFDKSFDQSLNDTISDCESPLENNKLGIMSFYDTSKIFNMSTEYDNEVANEFNDDVEAKSGERIIKDDTLTDKYDSETRLQAVTSPRKEEEEVKSDMNSFKSEQFVIITPKIKPPTNSYIQSSLHHYNIPKVKNPEPFYSDHKYVGDKVEIGQMILKVNSKLSRDQKSFDKVLGRTSIEEWRHLLFLQTNEMSQESSKPDALKVLLAGNRQCVLEPVKKPPTTSEIKQWLASKETETKQDESITNADEISKNIDELENSQALGLNEMENSISLEVDDKNKTDLNNSLQVTMQPDGSFLCFGSHENRTDISEVANPTVDANFLTVMLVEVHTAIRGDFNPDPSIDPIEILFLTVTNDCPPGHRLQRNLTKIIVVEKDTPLRYLDRCIFNVDVTYVDTENELLEKVIELVGTHDPDILCGYETEMTSWGYILERAQVLGLEIIQEVSRITEKYRQKRWRSEENDFEGRIIGRIMLNVWRLFRHEMALSSYSFENCMYEVLKERVPKYSYAQLASWWRDETRIFRWIPVEHYLTRLSGTVRMLDKLDIINRTSELARLFGLQWWEVLSRGSQFRVESLMLRAARPLNLVALSPTVKQRAAMRAPECLPLIFEPESRFYTDPVIVLDFQSLYPSMMIAYNYCFSTCIGRVQNIDGEAAYEFGAWRLRIPKAKLEALVKKGLVHWSPVGVGFVKSSVRRGVLPALLRRILAARQAVKKNMKVQTDEAVKKAMHSRQLGLKLIANVTYGYTAANFSGRMPCVEVGDSVVSKGRETLERAIKMVRESKQWNAKVIYGDTDSMFVLVPGGTRAEAFEIGQQIADAVTADNPSPVALKLEKVYQPCILQTKKRYVGYMYESADQQKPVYEAKGIETVRRDGCPAGVKLLQRALCELFDTGDMSRAKRSVMATLSRLADGSLPPQELFFTREYHGPAGYRPGASAPPNEIAKRLLSYDRRSAPRPGWRVTWQVTAAAPATALVRLARTPAELLREPALQPHTTYYAARVLLPPLHRCLSLLGVDVFKWWNEVGYTREIQQRESHRSGGIARYMWRERCAVCGNRSARAALCDACAAADSAQRSAATLVTRLDTAKEHVQYCAAICASCCGHGQSSACENTECPVLWRRNTAHNKLSQIRDVVAHLPPAFTRESLDF, from the exons ATCGCAGCTAGTTTAGATAAAGCATTAAATATTGCATTGAAGCAAGCAACTTCTGTTAACCAACATGTTTACAAAATATCACTAGTCAAAGGATT aCCTTTCTATGGATATCATAACAAAGAACATATTTATCTGAAAGTATTTCTGTACAGCCCCGGTTTGGTCAAGCAAGCTGTAGAACTATGCAGCAATGGCGCCATTTTAGGCCAAGCATTCCAACCACATGAATCTCATTTAAATTTCACATTACAATTTTTCATAGATTTTAACTTATTTGGTATGAGCAATATAGACTTGCAATGTGTCAAGTTTCGCAAAGCAGGAATATCACTAAATAGCAATGAAGGACAAAGTCCTAATGAATTTGGATTAAAACCTGAAAGTTCTTGCTACTACGAAGCAGATTGTGCTGCCTCCCATATTATTAACCGGCAGAGAATAGGCAAAGGAGATGGAATTGAAAATCCAGGCCTAGAAGAAGTATGGAACCAGGAAACTGAAAGGCGAAAGCAGTTAAATATATCTCTAGCTTCTAAATCATTATCTCAGGGAAGGTTAAAAGCTGAGGAAACTGAATCACATTACAAGTTCGAAAATTTGTTTTTGATGAAAATGTCCAATTTGATGAATAAACCTGTGataactgaaaataatataaaaccttTAGAATTAGTGCAATATCCAGCTGAAAGTATGGAGGGTACACAGTTGTTTAATGCTGTGGATGTTAGTGTACATTTACCAGACAGTACATTGGGAGCAAGTTTTAATCAAACATTGAGAGGACATTATAATGAAACTACTACTGAAGATATGGATGCTACACTTGTAGATGAAACTCTGGCTCTGAACAGCAGTCTGTCATTGCATTACAGCCAAGTTTATT TAAATACTGAAGATTTGGACCTTGTTAACATGTTGCAAGATATGGATGAGAAAGTAGTGGAAGAGGACAGTGTGATGGGAACACCGGCTAATGCTGACCAATTTGAAGATAAGGAATTAGATGATGCTGAATATTCACAAATATTTGATGAGGAAACCATCATTCTTGATCCAGATGAGAG TAAAGATGATGAAAGTTCCAGTTCTCCCTCATGGAATGATTCGTTTTGGGAAGGAGCTAATATTCCACAACTTGATGGAACATTTGACGACGATT TAGATACAAAAAAGGTGAGGAAAAGAAAAATGAGACCATTTAAACTCGGATTATCAAGACCTAAAACCAAGAAGAAAGATGGTAGTGAGATAGACAGTAAATCAGAATGTAGCGCGGACATAAGCCAAATGGATGAAATAAATGAATCCAGAGAAACTATTAAGGATATTTCAGATGCACATCTAAGAAGAGTTATTAAGGAAGAACcagaaaatatttcagaaaattCTAGGATTTCTATTGTGGAATTGGTAAACATAATATCAAATAACTGTGTTAAAAAAGAACATCAAAATTCTCCTGAGACCGCAGCCAAGGTTTACGATTTAGAGAACAGATTTGATCCGAAACCAGGCCCTTCACATACTGTTAAATTCGATAAATCATTTGATCAAAGTTTGAATGACACTATTAGTGATTGCGAATCTCctcttgaaaataataaattgggtATAATGAGCTTTTATGatacatcaaaaatatttaatatgtcTACTGAATATGATAATGAAGTTGCTAATGAATTTAATGACGATGTTGAAGCTAAAAGTGGCGAGCGAATAATCAAAGATGATACTTTAACTGACAAGTATGATTCAGAGACACGATTGCAGGCAGTTACATCACCAAGAAAAGAAGAAGAGGAAGTAAAAAGTGATATGAATTCGTTCAAAAGCGAACAGTTTGTAATAATAACGCCTAAAATTAAACCTCCCACTAACAGTTATATACAGTCAAGTCTACACCACTATAATATACCAAAAGTGAAAAACCCTGAACCATTCTACTCAGATCACAAGTATGTAGGAGACAAAGTGGAGATAGGCCAAATGATTTTAAAAGTCAATAGTAAACTATCGAGAGATCAGAAATCTTTTGACAAAGTGTTAGGCAGAACTAGTATTGAGGAATGGCGTCATTTACTATTCTTGCAAACGAATGAGATGTCCCAAGAATCTTCGAAACCAGATGCTTTAAAAGTACTACTGGCTGGCAACAGACAATGTGTTTTGGAGCCAGTGAAAAAACCGCCGACGACTAGTGAAATCAAGCAGTGGTTGGCTAGCAAAGAGACTGAGACAAAACAAGATGAAAGTATTACGAATGCTGATGAAATTAGTAAAAATATCGATGAATTGGAAAATTCTCAAGCCTTAGGTCTAAATGAAATGGAAAACAGTATTAGTTTAGAGGTAGATGAtaaa AAtaaaacagatttaaataaTAGTCTTCAAGTGACTATGCAGCCCGATGGTTCTTTCCTGTGTTTTGGCAGTCATGAAAATCGAACAGACATCAGTGAAGTCGCCAATCCTACAGTTGAT GCCAATTTTCTTACAGTTATGTTGGTGGAAGTTCACACAGCAATTAGAGGCGACTTCAACCCCGACCCCTCAATTGATCCCATTGAAATATTATTCTTGACAGTAACTAACGACTGCCCGCCAGGTCATCGCTTACAGAGAAACCTCACAAAAATCATAGTCGTAGAGAAGGATACGCCACTACGATACTTAGATAGGTGTATCTTCAACGTCGATGTTACATACGTCGACACTGAAAATGAACTTTTAGAAAAAGTTATAGAGTTAGTGGGGACACATGATCCAGATATATTGTGCGGGTATGAGACAGAAATGACTTCCTGGGGATACATACTAGAAAGAGCACAAGTTTTAGGCTTAGAGATTATTCAAGAAGTTTCCAGAATTACGGAGAAGTATCGCCAAAAACGTTGGAGGAGTGAAGAAAACGATTTCGAAGGTAGAATAATTGGGCGAATAATGTTAAATGTTTGGCGTCTATTTCGTCATGAGATGGCACTATCCAGCTATAGTTTTGAGAACTGCATGTATGAAGTGTTAAAGGAGAGAGTTCCTAAGTATAGCTATGCTCAGTTGGCCTCATGGTGGCGGGATGAAACCAGGATATTTCGATGGATTCCTGTTGAGCATTATTTGACCAGGTTATCTGGGACTGTGAGGATGCTGGACAAACTTGACATTAtta ATCGAACATCAGAATTAGCCCGTTTATTCGGTCTGCAATGGTGGGAGGTACTTTCGCGAGGCTCTCAATTCCGCGTGGAGTCTCTGATGCTGAGAGCGGCGAGGCCTCTTAACTTGGTGGCCTTGTCACCCACTGTGAAGCAAAGAGCTGCTATGAGGGCCCCAGAATGCCTTCCTCTTATATTTGAACCAG AATCTCGTTTCTACACTGATCCTGTAATAGTTCTGGACTTCCAAAGTCTTTATCCATCGATGATGATCGCTTACAACTACTGTTTCTCAACGTGTATCGGACGGGTGCAAAATATCGATGG tgaagCGGCCTACGAATTTGGAGCCTGGCGACTAAGAATACCAAAAGCTAAACTAGAAGCGTTAGTGAAAAAAGGTTTAGTTCACTGGTCGCCAGTAGGAGTGGGGTTCGTCAAGTCTTCTGTAAGGCGAGGGGTCTTACCTGCTTTGTTGAGGAGAATCCTAGCAGCCAGGCAAGCTGTAAAGAAGAATATGAAAGTTCAGACTGATGAAGCCGTGAAGAAGGCTATGCATTCCAGGCAATTAG GTTTAAAACTGATAGCCAATGTAACATACGGGTACACGGCAGCTAACTTCAGCGGTCGCATGCCTTGCGTGGAAGTGGGCGATAGCGTCGTGTCTAAAGGACGCGAGACGTTAGAGCGTGCCATCAAAATGGTGCGAGAGAGCAAGCAGTGGAACGCGAAG GTCATCTACGGCGATACGGACTCCATGTTCGTACTGGTGCCAGGAGGCACGCGCGCCGAGGCGTTTGAGATCGGACAACAGATCGCCGACGCCGTCACCGCCGACAATCCCTCGCCTGTCGCCCTGAAGCTTGAAAAG GTTTACCAGCCCTGTATCCTACAAACTAAGAAGCGCTACGTGGGCTACATGTACGAGAGTGCAGACCAACAGAAGCCCGTGTACGAAGCGAAAGGCATTGAGACTGTTAGGAGGGATGGCTGTCCGGCGGGGGTTAAA CTGCTTCAACGCGCCCTATGCGAGCTATTCGACACGGGCGACATGTCCCGCGCCAAACGCTCAGTGATGGCGACACTGTCGCGTCTAGCAGACGGCTCATTGCCGCCGCAGGAGTTGTTCTTTACTCGCGAGTACCACGGACCCGCGGGGTACCGGCCCGGCGCCTCCGCTCCGCCTAACGAGATAGCCAA ACGCCTATTATCATACGATAGACGCTCCGCCCCTCGTCCCGGCTGGCGAGTAACATGGCAAGTGACTGCAGCTGCGCCCGCAACAGCGCTCGTGCGCCTCGCACGTACGCCCGCAGAGCTGTTACGGGAGCCCGCATTGCAACCGCATACCACGTACTACGCGGCGAGAGTGTTACTGCCACCATTGCATCGCTGCCTCTCGTTGTTAGGCGTTGATGTATTTAAATG gtgGAATGAAGTAGGCTACACCCGTGAAATACAGCAACGCGAGAGCCACCGCTCGGGCGGCATCGCTCGCTACATGTGGCGGGAACGTTGCGCCGTGTGCGGCAACCggagcgcccgcgccgcgctctgTGACGCGTGCGCCGCTGCCGACAGCGCGCAGCGCTCTGCCGCCACACTCGTCACGAGACTGGACACGGCGAAGGAACATGTTCAGTACTGTGCTGCT ATCTGCGCGTCATGCTGCGGGCATGGCCAATCTTCAGCGTGCGAGAACACCGAGTGCCCAGTTCTATGGCGACGGAACACTGCACATAACAAGCTCTCTCAAATTCGGGACGTTGTCGCCCACTTACCACCTGCATTCACTAGAGAAAGCTTggacttttaa
- the LOC124631619 gene encoding DNA polymerase zeta catalytic subunit isoform X2 has protein sequence MKMVSIENSSRVNPEFSVRIVVCDHYLTKPTPGIDVIYSDFRGSDIKQVPVLRIFGPTPDGHKACLHIHGVFPYFYIPCPTPNPQPQFLYQIAASLDKALNIALKQATSVNQHVYKISLVKGLPFYGYHNKEHIYLKVFLYSPGLVKQAVELCSNGAILGQAFQPHESHLNFTLQFFIDFNLFGMSNIDLQCVKFRKAGISLNSNEGQSPNEFGLKPESSCYYEADCAASHIINRQRIGKGDGIENPGLEEVWNQETERRKQLNISLASKSLSQGRLKAEETESHYKFENLFLMKMSNLMNKPVITENNIKPLELVQYPAESMEGTQLFNAVDVSVHLPDSTLGASFNQTLRGHYNETTTEDMDATLVDETLALNSSLSLHYSQVYLNTEDLDLVNMLQDMDEKVVEEDSVMGTPANADQFEDKELDDAEYSQIFDEETIILDPDESKDDESSSSPSWNDSFWEGANIPQLDGTFDDDYTKKVRKRKMRPFKLGLSRPKTKKKDGSEIDSKSECSADISQMDEINESRETIKDISDAHLRRVIKEEPENISENSRISIVELVNIISNNCVKKEHQNSPETAAKVYDLENRFDPKPGPSHTVKFDKSFDQSLNDTISDCESPLENNKLGIMSFYDTSKIFNMSTEYDNEVANEFNDDVEAKSGERIIKDDTLTDKYDSETRLQAVTSPRKEEEEVKSDMNSFKSEQFVIITPKIKPPTNSYIQSSLHHYNIPKVKNPEPFYSDHKYVGDKVEIGQMILKVNSKLSRDQKSFDKVLGRTSIEEWRHLLFLQTNEMSQESSKPDALKVLLAGNRQCVLEPVKKPPTTSEIKQWLASKETETKQDESITNADEISKNIDELENSQALGLNEMENSISLEVDDKNKTDLNNSLQVTMQPDGSFLCFGSHENRTDISEVANPTVDANFLTVMLVEVHTAIRGDFNPDPSIDPIEILFLTVTNDCPPGHRLQRNLTKIIVVEKDTPLRYLDRCIFNVDVTYVDTENELLEKVIELVGTHDPDILCGYETEMTSWGYILERAQVLGLEIIQEVSRITEKYRQKRWRSEENDFEGRIIGRIMLNVWRLFRHEMALSSYSFENCMYEVLKERVPKYSYAQLASWWRDETRIFRWIPVEHYLTRLSGTVRMLDKLDIINRTSELARLFGLQWWEVLSRGSQFRVESLMLRAARPLNLVALSPTVKQRAAMRAPECLPLIFEPESRFYTDPVIVLDFQSLYPSMMIAYNYCFSTCIGRVQNIDGEAAYEFGAWRLRIPKAKLEALVKKGLVHWSPVGVGFVKSSVRRGVLPALLRRILAARQAVKKNMKVQTDEAVKKAMHSRQLGLKLIANVTYGYTAANFSGRMPCVEVGDSVVSKGRETLERAIKMVRESKQWNAKVIYGDTDSMFVLVPGGTRAEAFEIGQQIADAVTADNPSPVALKLEKVYQPCILQTKKRYVGYMYESADQQKPVYEAKGIETVRRDGCPAGVKLLQRALCELFDTGDMSRAKRSVMATLSRLADGSLPPQELFFTREYHGPAGYRPGASAPPNEIAKRLLSYDRRSAPRPGWRVTWQVTAAAPATALVRLARTPAELLREPALQPHTTYYAARVLLPPLHRCLSLLGVDVFKWWNEVGYTREIQQRESHRSGGIARYMWRERCAVCGNRSARAALCDACAAADSAQRSAATLVTRLDTAKEHVQYCAAICASCCGHGQSSACENTECPVLWRRNTAHNKLSQIRDVVAHLPPAFTRESLDF, from the exons ATCGCAGCTAGTTTAGATAAAGCATTAAATATTGCATTGAAGCAAGCAACTTCTGTTAACCAACATGTTTACAAAATATCACTAGTCAAAGGATT aCCTTTCTATGGATATCATAACAAAGAACATATTTATCTGAAAGTATTTCTGTACAGCCCCGGTTTGGTCAAGCAAGCTGTAGAACTATGCAGCAATGGCGCCATTTTAGGCCAAGCATTCCAACCACATGAATCTCATTTAAATTTCACATTACAATTTTTCATAGATTTTAACTTATTTGGTATGAGCAATATAGACTTGCAATGTGTCAAGTTTCGCAAAGCAGGAATATCACTAAATAGCAATGAAGGACAAAGTCCTAATGAATTTGGATTAAAACCTGAAAGTTCTTGCTACTACGAAGCAGATTGTGCTGCCTCCCATATTATTAACCGGCAGAGAATAGGCAAAGGAGATGGAATTGAAAATCCAGGCCTAGAAGAAGTATGGAACCAGGAAACTGAAAGGCGAAAGCAGTTAAATATATCTCTAGCTTCTAAATCATTATCTCAGGGAAGGTTAAAAGCTGAGGAAACTGAATCACATTACAAGTTCGAAAATTTGTTTTTGATGAAAATGTCCAATTTGATGAATAAACCTGTGataactgaaaataatataaaaccttTAGAATTAGTGCAATATCCAGCTGAAAGTATGGAGGGTACACAGTTGTTTAATGCTGTGGATGTTAGTGTACATTTACCAGACAGTACATTGGGAGCAAGTTTTAATCAAACATTGAGAGGACATTATAATGAAACTACTACTGAAGATATGGATGCTACACTTGTAGATGAAACTCTGGCTCTGAACAGCAGTCTGTCATTGCATTACAGCCAAGTTTATT TAAATACTGAAGATTTGGACCTTGTTAACATGTTGCAAGATATGGATGAGAAAGTAGTGGAAGAGGACAGTGTGATGGGAACACCGGCTAATGCTGACCAATTTGAAGATAAGGAATTAGATGATGCTGAATATTCACAAATATTTGATGAGGAAACCATCATTCTTGATCCAGATGAGAG TAAAGATGATGAAAGTTCCAGTTCTCCCTCATGGAATGATTCGTTTTGGGAAGGAGCTAATATTCCACAACTTGATGGAACATTTGACGACGATT ATACAAAAAAGGTGAGGAAAAGAAAAATGAGACCATTTAAACTCGGATTATCAAGACCTAAAACCAAGAAGAAAGATGGTAGTGAGATAGACAGTAAATCAGAATGTAGCGCGGACATAAGCCAAATGGATGAAATAAATGAATCCAGAGAAACTATTAAGGATATTTCAGATGCACATCTAAGAAGAGTTATTAAGGAAGAACcagaaaatatttcagaaaattCTAGGATTTCTATTGTGGAATTGGTAAACATAATATCAAATAACTGTGTTAAAAAAGAACATCAAAATTCTCCTGAGACCGCAGCCAAGGTTTACGATTTAGAGAACAGATTTGATCCGAAACCAGGCCCTTCACATACTGTTAAATTCGATAAATCATTTGATCAAAGTTTGAATGACACTATTAGTGATTGCGAATCTCctcttgaaaataataaattgggtATAATGAGCTTTTATGatacatcaaaaatatttaatatgtcTACTGAATATGATAATGAAGTTGCTAATGAATTTAATGACGATGTTGAAGCTAAAAGTGGCGAGCGAATAATCAAAGATGATACTTTAACTGACAAGTATGATTCAGAGACACGATTGCAGGCAGTTACATCACCAAGAAAAGAAGAAGAGGAAGTAAAAAGTGATATGAATTCGTTCAAAAGCGAACAGTTTGTAATAATAACGCCTAAAATTAAACCTCCCACTAACAGTTATATACAGTCAAGTCTACACCACTATAATATACCAAAAGTGAAAAACCCTGAACCATTCTACTCAGATCACAAGTATGTAGGAGACAAAGTGGAGATAGGCCAAATGATTTTAAAAGTCAATAGTAAACTATCGAGAGATCAGAAATCTTTTGACAAAGTGTTAGGCAGAACTAGTATTGAGGAATGGCGTCATTTACTATTCTTGCAAACGAATGAGATGTCCCAAGAATCTTCGAAACCAGATGCTTTAAAAGTACTACTGGCTGGCAACAGACAATGTGTTTTGGAGCCAGTGAAAAAACCGCCGACGACTAGTGAAATCAAGCAGTGGTTGGCTAGCAAAGAGACTGAGACAAAACAAGATGAAAGTATTACGAATGCTGATGAAATTAGTAAAAATATCGATGAATTGGAAAATTCTCAAGCCTTAGGTCTAAATGAAATGGAAAACAGTATTAGTTTAGAGGTAGATGAtaaa AAtaaaacagatttaaataaTAGTCTTCAAGTGACTATGCAGCCCGATGGTTCTTTCCTGTGTTTTGGCAGTCATGAAAATCGAACAGACATCAGTGAAGTCGCCAATCCTACAGTTGAT GCCAATTTTCTTACAGTTATGTTGGTGGAAGTTCACACAGCAATTAGAGGCGACTTCAACCCCGACCCCTCAATTGATCCCATTGAAATATTATTCTTGACAGTAACTAACGACTGCCCGCCAGGTCATCGCTTACAGAGAAACCTCACAAAAATCATAGTCGTAGAGAAGGATACGCCACTACGATACTTAGATAGGTGTATCTTCAACGTCGATGTTACATACGTCGACACTGAAAATGAACTTTTAGAAAAAGTTATAGAGTTAGTGGGGACACATGATCCAGATATATTGTGCGGGTATGAGACAGAAATGACTTCCTGGGGATACATACTAGAAAGAGCACAAGTTTTAGGCTTAGAGATTATTCAAGAAGTTTCCAGAATTACGGAGAAGTATCGCCAAAAACGTTGGAGGAGTGAAGAAAACGATTTCGAAGGTAGAATAATTGGGCGAATAATGTTAAATGTTTGGCGTCTATTTCGTCATGAGATGGCACTATCCAGCTATAGTTTTGAGAACTGCATGTATGAAGTGTTAAAGGAGAGAGTTCCTAAGTATAGCTATGCTCAGTTGGCCTCATGGTGGCGGGATGAAACCAGGATATTTCGATGGATTCCTGTTGAGCATTATTTGACCAGGTTATCTGGGACTGTGAGGATGCTGGACAAACTTGACATTAtta ATCGAACATCAGAATTAGCCCGTTTATTCGGTCTGCAATGGTGGGAGGTACTTTCGCGAGGCTCTCAATTCCGCGTGGAGTCTCTGATGCTGAGAGCGGCGAGGCCTCTTAACTTGGTGGCCTTGTCACCCACTGTGAAGCAAAGAGCTGCTATGAGGGCCCCAGAATGCCTTCCTCTTATATTTGAACCAG AATCTCGTTTCTACACTGATCCTGTAATAGTTCTGGACTTCCAAAGTCTTTATCCATCGATGATGATCGCTTACAACTACTGTTTCTCAACGTGTATCGGACGGGTGCAAAATATCGATGG tgaagCGGCCTACGAATTTGGAGCCTGGCGACTAAGAATACCAAAAGCTAAACTAGAAGCGTTAGTGAAAAAAGGTTTAGTTCACTGGTCGCCAGTAGGAGTGGGGTTCGTCAAGTCTTCTGTAAGGCGAGGGGTCTTACCTGCTTTGTTGAGGAGAATCCTAGCAGCCAGGCAAGCTGTAAAGAAGAATATGAAAGTTCAGACTGATGAAGCCGTGAAGAAGGCTATGCATTCCAGGCAATTAG GTTTAAAACTGATAGCCAATGTAACATACGGGTACACGGCAGCTAACTTCAGCGGTCGCATGCCTTGCGTGGAAGTGGGCGATAGCGTCGTGTCTAAAGGACGCGAGACGTTAGAGCGTGCCATCAAAATGGTGCGAGAGAGCAAGCAGTGGAACGCGAAG GTCATCTACGGCGATACGGACTCCATGTTCGTACTGGTGCCAGGAGGCACGCGCGCCGAGGCGTTTGAGATCGGACAACAGATCGCCGACGCCGTCACCGCCGACAATCCCTCGCCTGTCGCCCTGAAGCTTGAAAAG GTTTACCAGCCCTGTATCCTACAAACTAAGAAGCGCTACGTGGGCTACATGTACGAGAGTGCAGACCAACAGAAGCCCGTGTACGAAGCGAAAGGCATTGAGACTGTTAGGAGGGATGGCTGTCCGGCGGGGGTTAAA CTGCTTCAACGCGCCCTATGCGAGCTATTCGACACGGGCGACATGTCCCGCGCCAAACGCTCAGTGATGGCGACACTGTCGCGTCTAGCAGACGGCTCATTGCCGCCGCAGGAGTTGTTCTTTACTCGCGAGTACCACGGACCCGCGGGGTACCGGCCCGGCGCCTCCGCTCCGCCTAACGAGATAGCCAA ACGCCTATTATCATACGATAGACGCTCCGCCCCTCGTCCCGGCTGGCGAGTAACATGGCAAGTGACTGCAGCTGCGCCCGCAACAGCGCTCGTGCGCCTCGCACGTACGCCCGCAGAGCTGTTACGGGAGCCCGCATTGCAACCGCATACCACGTACTACGCGGCGAGAGTGTTACTGCCACCATTGCATCGCTGCCTCTCGTTGTTAGGCGTTGATGTATTTAAATG gtgGAATGAAGTAGGCTACACCCGTGAAATACAGCAACGCGAGAGCCACCGCTCGGGCGGCATCGCTCGCTACATGTGGCGGGAACGTTGCGCCGTGTGCGGCAACCggagcgcccgcgccgcgctctgTGACGCGTGCGCCGCTGCCGACAGCGCGCAGCGCTCTGCCGCCACACTCGTCACGAGACTGGACACGGCGAAGGAACATGTTCAGTACTGTGCTGCT ATCTGCGCGTCATGCTGCGGGCATGGCCAATCTTCAGCGTGCGAGAACACCGAGTGCCCAGTTCTATGGCGACGGAACACTGCACATAACAAGCTCTCTCAAATTCGGGACGTTGTCGCCCACTTACCACCTGCATTCACTAGAGAAAGCTTggacttttaa